A region of the Nocardia asteroides genome:
AGAGGCGCCGGACGCAGCGGCGCAATCACCCGATCGACGGCACGGCGGGGAAATGGTCTGCTGTTCGATCGGTTGCTCGATGCCCATCCGGATGTCGAATCCGAACCGACTACGGCTCATGAGAATCCAGCTCGGTCTCGGCCATCCAGTCCGTGGGGCGAACACCCGTTCCGCGATGCCATGACCGGCCCCGCCCGGTTTGCGAGGAGCGAAATCCCGGGCAGGCCTTCGTTCCTCACGTAAGCGCAGGCAGCCCGGCCGGGCATCGAGTCGAGCGGGTCGCGGGCCAACTTCGAGCAAACCCTCGTCTGGGGCGGTGCGAAGACTTAGAGTTATCGGCTATGGGAGGTAGGCATCGAAAAGACCGAGAGCGCGGTCGCCTGGACTCCGGGTCTGTTGCCCAGGTCACGGCCGCGGCGGAGTGTGATCCGGAAAGCGCGACGGCGCGTAGTGGATTCGCTGCGCGGGCGCTGGCTGCGCAGCCGGAGGTTCCGGGATGGATCGTATGGCTGTACGAGCACGCCGGCGAGCAGCTGGCCCGGTTGGAGTACCAGATGCACTATCCGCTCGACTACGGCGGTCCGGACGCCTACACGAGCGAGGAGTGGCTGATCACCCAGCGCGCCTATCTCGCCGAGCGCTCCGCTCGCGCGGCCGAGCGCGCCCGCCGCTTTCACCGCGACCGTCCCGGTGTCGTCTACGCGCACGGCCCGGAGTTGCCCGACGACGAGGAGTTCTATGACGCCTTCGAGTCGGGCCGGGAATGGACCGGTCACTGGTATTCCCGTGACCCGGTCGAAGCGTGGGGACTGTCCGGGGTGCCTGCTTGACCGCACGCGAGACCGATTCGTCTCGCGTGACCCACAAGCCCCCTTTGGGGCCCCGGGGGGTGGAGGGTGCCCACCCCCCGGGTGGGTGGGGCGCCCTCAGGGGGTGGGCACCCGTCACCCAGCTCGGACGGTAGCGGGTTTTCGGCTCCACCATGACGTGATCGACGCCAGAACAACGCCGGGGACCGCCGAACTCGCGCAGGCGACGTCCGCGATCGACGTGGCGAAGCGCTCCACAGGCTCGACGCGGTTACCCGCCGGCTCCGCCCGTCCCGGTGCGACGGGCGTCAAGGCCGGAAGACGGATCGGATGCAGCCTTCCTTCTTGTTCTTGAAGACGTCGTAGCCGTACACCGCGTCTTCCAGCGGCATGTCATGAGTGATCAGGTAGGAGGGGTCGAGGTCGCCTTGCTGGATGTAATCGAACATCCGGGGCACGTATCGCTGGCCGTTCTGCTGTGCGGTCCGGATGGTGAGGCCCTTGTTCGTCACGACGCCCATCGGAAACTTGTCCGTCAGACCGTAGATGCCGAGCACTGAGACGACGCCACCTTTCCGGCACGCGAGAATCGCTTCGCGCAGCGGTGTCGCGCGGTCGGATTCCAGCCGGAGCAACTGTTTGGCCCGGTCGTAGAACTGCTGCAGTCCCGTGCCGTGTCCTTCCATCCCGACGGCATCGATGCAGGCGTCCGGGCCGCGGCCGCCGGTGCTCTCGCGCAAAGTCTCCTGGACGCTGTCGACGGCGGTGTAGTCGATCGTCTCGGCGCCGAACTGCTCGCTCGCCACGCTCAATCGCTCGGGAAAACGATCGATGACGAAGACCCGGTCGGCTCCGAGCAGACGGGCGCTGTGTCCCGCCATCAATCCGACGCCGCCGCTGCCCCACACCGCGACGGTGTCGCCCGGCTGGATGTCACAGAATTCCGCGCCCATCAGACCGGTCGGCACGGCATCGGACAGGAAGAGCGCCTGCTCATCGGTGATGCCCTCCGGGATCGGAAAGCAGTTGACGTCGCCGAAAGGAACGCGGATATATTGCGCGTGAGAGCCCTGATAGCCGCCGAAGGGGTGGGTGTAGCCGTAGATCCCGCCGCTCGGGTAGCCCAGAATCGGCTGTTGGAGTGCGCCGTTCGGGTTGGTGGTGTCGCAGAGGGCGTACAGTTCGTGGTCGCAGTACCAGCACGATGTGCACCCGATGAAGGACGGGACGACGACGCGGTCGCCCACCTTCGTCGAGGTGACTTCGGCTCCGATTTCGACCACCTCACCCATGAACTCGTGTCCGAAGACGTCGCCTTCCCGCATTCCCGGCAGATATCCGTCGATGAAGTGCAGGTCGGAACCACAGGTGGCGGTCAGGCGGACCTGCACGATGACATCGTGCGGGTTGACCAGGACGGGGTCGGGCACGGTTTCCACGGCGAGGTCGTCGACGCCGTTCCAACAGAGCGCATGCATGTCAACTCCTGTTCACCGAGCCGTGGAGCGAGCGCTCGGGTTGTGGGCCAGGGTGGGCATTTCGCCGGTCTGCAGCCGAGCGCGGGCTCGGTAGAGAGCGGTGAACATCCCCGCGCCGGTCAGCAGGTCGGGTAGCGGGGTCCGCGCTCGCATCGTCACTTCGGTACCGAGATCCCGCGGCGCGTCACGGAAGCTGATTTCCAGCTCCAGTCCCTGCGCGGAAGGGGTGTCCTCGTCGGTCGAGCCGACGAACCGGAGGTGCCCGTCCTCCTCGAGCAGCGTGGTCTTCCAGGTGGCGCGTCCGTCGGCGCCCGAGTGCAACGTCCACTCGTAGGTCGACGGTTCGGTCGCTCGGACCTCGGCGACCTCGCCCAGGACCTCCGACAGGTTCTCCGGGTCGCGCCAGAATCGCTCGACCTCGGCTCGTGGACGGGCGATGGTCACGGTCTGGCTGCTCGAGTGGCTGCTCGCCGACTCGATTACTCGCCCCACGAGATCGCTCAGCAAATGTTTGGTCTCATCGATGTAGTGCACGGGGCCTCCTCTCGCTCTCCGGTCCTGGACGCGCGTGAAGTGCCGTTCCCTGTGGTGCGCAGGGCGCAGGTGCTATTCGCAGAGGGAGCGAAGCCATCGCCGCTGCGCACGTCCTATGCGGTCTCGGAGCGGCTACCCGGGGTCGAAAACACCAAACCGGAATCGCCGTTTTTCATTCGAACTCGGTGAGAGCGGTCGGCTGTGGCGATCTTCCACCGTTCGCGGCGCGTCTGTCCCGGTGCGTCCGATCCGGTGGAAGAGCAGCAGCGCGACGGACAGGTAGGTCGCGGCAATGATCGAATCGACGATTCCTCGGACGGATTCGCTGCGGTAGAAGCGGTCGAGTGCGGCGATGGTGATGACGCCGGAGCCGAAGAAGTACCCGGCCATGAGGGAGGGCAGCGCGGTGCGCCGAGGGAGGAATGCGGCGATCAGCAGAACGAGGGAGAAGCCGAAATCAGGGGCGGCGAAGATATTGTTCGCGCGGTAGCCGGGATCGAGGATGAGCGTTGCCAGTAACCACAGGCTGACCGGGATGGCGCAGGCTCGGGCGACGTCGATCAGCGTCATGGCGCACTTCCCGACAGGTCGGCATCCATCGGCGAGGCCGGGCGACTCGGCTCGGCGTGCGCGAGGACCGAGGCGACCAGGCCGGGGAATCGAGTATCCAGCTCATCGAGCCGCAGCGTGTTCATGCGCTGGCGACCCTGATCGAACTGGCGGATGATCCCGGCATTGCGAAGCGCCTTGAAGTGGTGACTGAGCGTAGAGGGCGCAATGCCGAGACCGAAGGTGCCGCAGGGTCTATCGCCCCCGTCCAGGAGCGCGCGCACGATACGCCGTCGGGTCGGATCGGCGAGCGCGTGCAGGACGTCGTCGATCGATACGTCATCGATCTTCGGGTGGGTCGCGGACTTCCATCGCCCGAGTGGCATCGCACCTCCGCCGAGTGACATCTCTTCCAGAACTGCCGAAGAGATGCTAGCGCGCCGTACATGTAATCAACAGTGCTCGAAGAGAATTCGGCGAGTCGACATGACATCCGGTGCGCGCCGGTAGCGATCGATGACCCGGCCGAAGAGTCCGATGCCGACCAAGGGTCGATCTCCTGCTCGGACCGCAGGGATCAGGCGATCATCGCAGCAGCCGTTGCTCGATCTATACCGGCCATCATCGGTCCGGCGATGTCCAGGATCGGCGAGCCCGCGGTCGTGATGACGTCGCGCGGCGAGAATTCCGCGAAACCCGCCGCGTTCCCGGCGTCGTCCTCGACGGTGCCGGTGAGAGACCAGATGTGCACGAGGCTCGCGTCGGTGGTGGGGGAGCCCTGCGGCGCGTGATCATGGCGTGGAGCAAGGCATCGATGATGGGCCGCGCCCGATATCGGATCGCGGGTGCCGCGTCGGAGCGCCGAACTCTGCCCCATCGTTGCCGATTTCGTCGACCGGACATGAACTTCTCCGTCGAGATTCGTTTCCGGACGAGGCATGGATCCGGATGTGGCTGGAGTTCTCAGTCCAGATTGACGGACCGGCAGTGGTCAGGAAGTCGTCCGAGCCGGTATCCGAACGGCTATTTCGCCACTCAGGTCGTAGTCTCCGGACAGCCGCAGACGGTCTCCGCTCCAGAACCGGCCCGGGTCGTACCAGTCCGGGTTACGGCGTTGGGGGAGCAAGCCCATCGCCTGGTATGTCGCAGCGACGATTTCGGCGCAGTAGGCGTTCTCCAACCCCCGGGCGGCCGACCGGCTCGGCTTGCGGCGGGGAAGGCGTGTGCGGCCGCGCAGCCAGCGTCCCGCCAGACCGGCGGTGGAGGGGAACGGGGTGCCGTCGAGCCGGGCGATGGTGCGCAACACGCTGTCCTCCATCTCCTGGGTGGCAGGAGGGTTCAACTGGCGCAACCAGGCCTGCTGTCCGTAGCGGTGTGCCCACACCAGCACCGCGTCGCGCAAGTTGTGCAACTGGACGCCACGGTGCGCGGATCCCGACCACATGTCCGGAAGCGACCGCCCGAGTTCCGCGTGCCAAATCAGTGCGGGTAGATCGTCGATCACGACGGACATCCCGACATGGTTGACCGGGCTGTTCGTCGTCATCCGGATCACCCGGTCCACTGTCGAATGGCCACGGAAAAGCCAAATGTCACCTGTTCTGGTGACCTCGACCGCTCGGTCGAGACTGATGCCCGTACCCGTCATGGTCGTAGCCTATGCGGTATGAGGTGGTGGAAGGCAGTGGGATTGGCGGGTGCGGCCGGTGTGGTCGCCACCGGTGTCGTGGTGGTGCGCGCCGAGCGCCGCCGCCGCGCCTACACGCCCGACCAGGTCCGGGAACAACTACATGCGCGATTCGCCCAGGCGGCGTCGGCTCGGGAGACAGTCGAACCAACCGCTGCGCAACCACGAGTACTCTCCCGTGTCACTCGATCCATCCGACGGTTGTTCCGTCGCTGACCTGCCGCGAACCGGTCGGCGGAATATCGCTCGCCGAGGGGCGGATCAGGCTCCGCTATGCCGCGGAGCCTGTCCTTCCCATGCACTGCTCCAGCAATTTCCGCGACAACAGCTCGGGCAGCGCGGGATCTTCCGCGCGCCATGCGCGATAGACCCTGTGCACGAGATCCATTCCGGCGAAACCGTACAAGCCGGTGATCCGGGCGCAGTGGTGCTTGTCCGGGCCACCATCGCGGAGCTCGACGTCGTAATCGACGCGGGGTTCCTCGTCGGCGTCCGCGTCCTGGTCACCGCCGTAATCGAGAGGAATCTGGAAGTAGAACTGGCCTGCGGGCTCGCGATCGAGCCTTTCCGCTGTCGCGTACGTCCAGCGGGCGTTCAGGCTCGCGAAGAGGTCGTGCGCCTCGATGTCGCTCGGATCATCCAGCGTCCGTCCGCTCGCATCGAATGCTCGAAGTCTCGGTGCCGTCACGCGCACGATCGTAGTTCGGGGCCGGTGGGAACGACGTGGACGAAACCCGCCGGGCCACCTGTCGCGCAGCGTCGCTTCTGCGCAGTGATTCACCCGTCAGAGGTGAATCCGATTCTGCTGGGCGCTTCATACACTGCCCTGTGCCCACCGAAGAGCCATCCGGAGAGGGGAGAGCAATGGCAACACCCACCGCGTCCGGTCTGCTGTCGCCAGAAGAGTTCAGGAGCCTCCTCGACGCCATCCGTGCCCATAGCAGAGCGGCAACAGAATCCATCGCGGCCGGCCACGGTGCGCTGCCCGCCTACCCGCTACCCGATCACCTTGAACCGGCGCGGCTGGATCGACTACCGCAGCCGGTCCGCGATGTCTTCGACGACTTCGGACGCGCGCCCATGCGAGATCAACTCCTCGACAACGAACAGAGACTCGCTCCCGCCGCCGATAGGTGCGCGAGTGGCCGGATGAGCAGAGCGGATTTCGCAGACCTGATCGCTCGGCAAATCGCGGACGACAAGACGCGGTTCCAC
Encoded here:
- a CDS encoding glutathione-dependent formaldehyde dehydrogenase, which gives rise to MHALCWNGVDDLAVETVPDPVLVNPHDVIVQVRLTATCGSDLHFIDGYLPGMREGDVFGHEFMGEVVEIGAEVTSTKVGDRVVVPSFIGCTSCWYCDHELYALCDTTNPNGALQQPILGYPSGGIYGYTHPFGGYQGSHAQYIRVPFGDVNCFPIPEGITDEQALFLSDAVPTGLMGAEFCDIQPGDTVAVWGSGGVGLMAGHSARLLGADRVFVIDRFPERLSVASEQFGAETIDYTAVDSVQETLRESTGGRGPDACIDAVGMEGHGTGLQQFYDRAKQLLRLESDRATPLREAILACRKGGVVSVLGIYGLTDKFPMGVVTNKGLTIRTAQQNGQRYVPRMFDYIQQGDLDPSYLITHDMPLEDAVYGYDVFKNKKEGCIRSVFRP
- a CDS encoding helix-turn-helix domain-containing protein; translated protein: MPLGRWKSATHPKIDDVSIDDVLHALADPTRRRIVRALLDGGDRPCGTFGLGIAPSTLSHHFKALRNAGIIRQFDQGRQRMNTLRLDELDTRFPGLVASVLAHAEPSRPASPMDADLSGSAP
- a CDS encoding SRPBCC family protein, which produces MHYIDETKHLLSDLVGRVIESASSHSSSQTVTIARPRAEVERFWRDPENLSEVLGEVAEVRATEPSTYEWTLHSGADGRATWKTTLLEEDGHLRFVGSTDEDTPSAQGLELEISFRDAPRDLGTEVTMRARTPLPDLLTGAGMFTALYRARARLQTGEMPTLAHNPSARSTAR